In the genome of Raphanus sativus cultivar WK10039 chromosome 4, ASM80110v3, whole genome shotgun sequence, one region contains:
- the LOC108832465 gene encoding alpha-humulene/(-)-(E)-beta-caryophyllene synthase-like, with protein sequence MSMESGVHRPLADYSANIWEDLLTHFSKSELECTATLKEKHSTLKEVVKKSFMVSKVKPMESLMFIDALCRLGVSYHFEIDIIQQLGNLFDSPDFNPLIRHDECDLYTVGVIFQVFRQFGFKLSADVFEKFKGEDGKFKEHLVADASGILSLYEASQWNTHGEDIMDEALAFSSCHLKEISFQSIPQNLAVRIKNALKHPYHKGISRIETRSYISYYEAEEKRDTVLLEFAKIDFNMLQRLHRTELACVTRWYDDMEIKSKVTYTRHRIAEAYLWALGAYFEPQYSQGRVTLAIAIIIFTLLDDTYDAYGTMEELEIFTDAMEKWLPAPPNMIPESMKYVYRVTVDFYDKLEEELENEGRSGCGFHLKKALKTTANGYMREAKWLKEDYTATFDEYKENGLLTSGYYPLIAMTFARMGDVANLDAFEWLSSNPKIRAASEIIGRYTDDISSYDFERTREHVATGIDCYMKQFGVSKEQAVEGINIMLSDAWKDLNQGLMRPHSCPFPLLMRIFNLSRVVDVFYRYKDCYTHPEFLKEHIVSLFIEDIPI encoded by the exons ATGAGCATGGAGAGCGGAGTCCACCGTCCACTAGCTGATTATTCAGCAAACATCTGGGAAGATCTCTTAACTCATTTCTCAAAGTCTGAGCTT GAATGTACTGCTACATTAAAAGAAAAGCATAGTACTCTAAAGGAGGTTGTGAAGAAATCGTTTATGGTTTCTAAAGTGAAACCGATGGAGAGCCTCATGTTCATCGACGCTCTATGTCGCCTTGGTGTCTCATATCACTTTGAGATAGACATCATACAGCAATTGGGAAATTTATTTGATAGTCCTGATTTTAATCCGTTGATACGACATGATGAATGCGATTTATACACTGTTGGGGTGATTTTCCAAGTTTTCAGGCAATTCGGGTTCAAACTTTCCGc agatgtgtttgagAAGTTCAAGGGCGAGGATGGAAAGTTTAAAGAACACTTAGTGGCAGATGCAAGCGGTATATTAAGCTTGTATGAAGCTTCACAATGGAACACTCACGGAGAAGATATTATGGACGAAGCTCTCGCCTTTTCAAGCTGTCATTTGAAAGAAATTTCTTTTCAATCTATCCCCCAGAATCTTGCAGTACGCATCAAGAATGCTCTAAAGCATCCTTACCACAAAGGCATCTCAAGGATAGAAACGAGGAGTTATATATCATACTATGAGGCAGAAGAGAAGCGTGACACAGTTTTACTTGAGTTTGCAAAGATAGATTTTAATATGCTCCAAAGGTTGCACCGCACAGAGCTTGCTTGCGTAACAAG GTGGTACGATGATATGGAAATCAAATCTAAAGTAACATACACGAGGCATCGTATAGCAGAGGCGTACTTGTGGGCACTTGGCGCATATTTCGAGCCTCAATATTCTCAAGGACGAGTTACATTAGCTATTGCAATAATCATATTCACTCTGCTTGATGATACGTATGATGCGTATGGTACAATGGAGGAACTTGAGATTTTCACAGATGCAATGGAAAA GTGGCTTCCCGCTCCGCCTAACATGATACCTGAGAGCATGAAATACGTGTACCGTGTCACGGTAGATTTCTATGACAAACTTGAAGAGGAACTTGAGAACGAAGGAAGGTCAGGCTGTGGCTTCCATCTTAAGAAAGCA TTGAAGACAACGGCGAATGGATATATGCGAGAGGCAAAGTGGTTGAAAGAAGATTACACTGCTACATTTGACGAGTATAAAGAGAATGGGCTATTGACTTCCGGTTACTATCCCTTGATTGCAATGACATTCGCGAGAATGGGAGATGTCGCAAATCTTGATGCTTTTGAATGGTTAAGCTCAAACCCTAAAATTAGGGCAGCTTCTGAGATTATCGGTCGATACACTGATGACATTTCTAGCTATGAC TTTGAACGAACAAGGGAGCATGTAGCAACGGGTATTGACTGCTATATGAAGCAGTTTGGTGTTTCGAAGGAGCAAGCAGTGGAAGGAATAAATATCATGCTTTCTGATGCATGGAAAGACCTGAACCAAGGGCTAATGAGGCCTCATTCATGTCCTTTCCCTCTTTTGATGCGAATTTTTAACCTATCCCGTGTCGTCGATGTATTCTACAGGTACAAAGATTGTTACACCCACCCTGAGTTCCTAAAAGAGCACATAGTCTCCTTGTTCATTGAAGACATACCCATTTAA